A single genomic interval of Mucilaginibacter boryungensis harbors:
- a CDS encoding glycosyltransferase family 8 protein, with amino-acid sequence MSASNTTIPIVVVTDEHYVILLGVLLKSIEANHKTGEKIHVYVVEDGVKKSSQKKIHATVNPDMFTISWVKMEDAVAGVKLPIDHTSFPLTTYMRLFIPNIVPPGTKKALFLDVDMIVLEDISKLWNEDLGNYVIGAVQDPRLLTVDNEWGGIFNYKELGLEPKTKYFNAGLLVVNIPLWTEQSLTQRIIDCVNNNIKFANYPDQYGLNVVLANQWHELDTRWNYFASGDLKDPYLIHFVSRKPIYTTYTNNPYYKELFDNYQKLTPWKNVKPIGELNRYIKKLDNVWVKIKKLF; translated from the coding sequence ATGTCAGCATCAAACACCACCATACCCATAGTTGTAGTTACCGACGAGCATTATGTTATTTTGCTGGGTGTACTGCTAAAATCTATCGAGGCTAATCACAAAACCGGCGAAAAGATACATGTGTATGTAGTAGAGGATGGTGTTAAAAAAAGCAGTCAAAAGAAAATACATGCCACCGTTAATCCGGATATGTTTACCATATCATGGGTAAAAATGGAAGATGCCGTTGCGGGTGTTAAGTTACCAATTGACCATACTTCCTTCCCGCTTACTACTTATATGCGTTTATTTATCCCCAACATTGTCCCACCAGGCACTAAAAAAGCTTTGTTTTTAGATGTGGATATGATTGTGCTGGAAGACATAAGCAAACTATGGAACGAAGACTTGGGCAATTACGTAATAGGCGCCGTGCAGGACCCGCGCCTGCTTACCGTTGATAACGAGTGGGGGGGTATATTTAACTACAAAGAATTGGGCTTGGAACCTAAAACCAAATATTTTAACGCGGGCCTGTTAGTAGTAAATATCCCGCTGTGGACCGAACAAAGCTTAACCCAGCGCATTATTGATTGCGTTAACAATAATATTAAGTTTGCCAATTATCCCGACCAGTATGGGTTAAACGTGGTGCTGGCCAACCAATGGCACGAATTAGATACCCGCTGGAACTATTTTGCATCCGGCGATTTGAAGGATCCTTATCTTATTCATTTCGTATCGCGTAAGCCAATTTATACTACTTATACCAACAATCCGTACTATAAAGAGTTATTTGATAACTACCAAAAACTTACGCCATGGAAAAACGTAAAACCAATTGGCGAGTTAAACCGGTATATTAAGAAGCTTGATAACGTTTGGGTAAAAATTAAAAAGTTATTTTAG
- a CDS encoding glycosyltransferase, translated as MILEGKYIFIFALMRFDGEYESTNYTIARHLAKKNKVFYIDNPYTLKDYIKLKNTREFNTRKPYFKLSSNGIIDTDLPNLKVVAMPIVASLNFLPEGFLYRMALKLNQQLLVKRIKKVIRQYNIPGYIFINSYNFHYPNVSDYLKPALKVYHCVDPLISPFDLKHGLISENHIVKTSDVIICSSKQLYLEKKQLNPETYFVPNAADIEHSQKALDPDLKVADIIAGIVKPVIGYFGNIERRMDFDMLKVVTEQNPDKNFVFVGPQGKIYIPDWFFNTSNIILTGRMPYEAMPSILKGFDVALLPFKKDEVSRTIFPLKLFEYLGAGKPVVATDFNDDLRDFTEDTVTYCRTAEEFSAAINAALQQGEAMIPKRLAVAANNTWARRGDEFSEILYNQLERKNVKQIN; from the coding sequence ATGATATTAGAGGGTAAATACATTTTCATATTTGCACTCATGCGGTTTGATGGTGAGTACGAATCTACCAACTACACTATTGCCCGGCACCTGGCCAAAAAAAACAAAGTATTTTATATTGATAACCCTTACACCCTAAAGGATTATATCAAACTAAAAAATACCAGGGAGTTTAATACCCGCAAACCATATTTTAAGCTTTCGTCGAACGGGATAATTGATACCGACCTGCCCAACCTTAAAGTGGTAGCCATGCCTATAGTAGCCTCGCTTAACTTTTTGCCCGAGGGCTTTTTGTACCGGATGGCCTTAAAACTAAACCAGCAACTGCTTGTTAAACGGATAAAAAAAGTTATCAGGCAATATAATATCCCCGGCTATATTTTCATCAACTCGTATAATTTCCACTACCCCAACGTTAGCGATTACCTAAAGCCCGCGTTAAAGGTATATCACTGTGTCGATCCGCTTATTTCGCCTTTTGATTTAAAGCATGGCCTGATCTCTGAAAACCATATTGTTAAAACCAGCGATGTAATTATATGCTCGAGCAAACAATTGTACCTGGAAAAGAAACAGCTGAACCCCGAAACTTATTTTGTGCCTAACGCGGCCGATATTGAGCATAGTCAGAAGGCGCTGGACCCGGACCTGAAAGTAGCCGATATAATAGCCGGTATTGTGAAACCCGTAATTGGCTATTTTGGAAATATTGAGCGCCGGATGGATTTTGATATGCTGAAGGTTGTAACAGAACAAAACCCGGATAAGAACTTTGTTTTTGTTGGGCCACAAGGGAAAATATATATTCCCGACTGGTTTTTTAATACATCAAATATTATCCTGACCGGGCGTATGCCTTATGAAGCAATGCCATCTATATTAAAAGGCTTTGATGTAGCGCTTTTACCTTTTAAAAAGGACGAAGTGAGCCGCACCATTTTCCCGTTGAAATTATTTGAATATCTTGGGGCTGGTAAACCTGTAGTTGCCACCGATTTTAATGATGATTTGCGTGATTTCACTGAAGATACAGTAACTTATTGCCGTACTGCTGAAGAGTTTTCGGCAGCGATTAACGCCGCGTTGCAGCAGGGCGAGGCCATGATACCAAAAAGGCTGGCGGTTGCAGCCAATAATACCTGGGCCAGGCGCGGGGATGAATTTTCGGAGATATTATATAACCAACTGGAACGTAAAAACGTAAAACAAATTAACTAA